One part of the Rutidosis leptorrhynchoides isolate AG116_Rl617_1_P2 chromosome 1, CSIRO_AGI_Rlap_v1, whole genome shotgun sequence genome encodes these proteins:
- the LOC139853787 gene encoding uncharacterized protein, translating into MGNSGGTSDNPISKLDFNDPLFLHPSDITSTPIITFKLLGTKNFRVWKCAMTLALKTKNKFGFVDGSVKKDESNEVLIKQWERCNSVVLSWIIGSISEELYLGKIFSTVASEIWLELKETYDRVDGAMVFNLHQKINSLTQNGSSLSEYYHTLNSLWKQFDAMVEIPDNSDELKAHHQMIKLIQFLMGLDDSYHSLRSNILTTEPLPSVKTAYSLISREDLTELHLKTPLRSLMLLLSILKWWQINLMFQILLLKAGVLIQT; encoded by the coding sequence ATGGGTAATTCAGGGGGTACATCAGATAATCCTATTTCAAAATTGGATTTCAATGATCCATTATTTTTACATCCAAGTGATATAACTAGTACACCTATTATTACCTTCAAATTACTTGGAACTAAAAATTTTAGAGTCTGGAAATGTGCTATGACTCTtgctttaaaaactaaaaataagttTGGTTTTGTTGATGGTTCTGTTAAAAAGGATGAATCAAATGAAGTTTTGATTAAACAATGGGAAAGGTGTAATTCTGTTGTACTCTCATGGATTATTGGTTCAATCTCAGAAGAACTTTATTTAGGTAAAATATTTTCAACAGTTGCTTCGGAGATTTGGCTTGAGTTAAAAGAGACTTATGATAGGGTTGATGGGGCTATGGTTTTTAATCTTCATCAGAAAATTAACTCATTAACACAAAATGGGAGTTCTTTGTCTGAATATTATCATACACTTAATTCACTctggaaacaatttgatgcaatggTTGAAATACCTGATAATTCAGATGAATTAAAAGCACATCATCAAATGATTAAACTTATACAGTTTTTAATGGGCTTGGATGATTCCTATCATTCATTAAGAAGTAACATTTTAACCACTGAACCATTACCATCTGTTAAAACAGCATATTCTCTTATCTCTAGAGAAGATCTCACAGAATTACATCTCAAAACACCTCTAAGAAGCCTCATGCTTCTTCTTTCAATTCTAAAATGGTGGCAAATCAATCTAATGTTTCAAATACTCCTATTAAAGGCAGGGGTCCTAATCCAAACCTAa
- the LOC139853797 gene encoding uncharacterized protein gives MSDIGIDSGTAVAMQANAQKRGRKRKSAKMYQNWQSAPIAFPKMQSDDFSEMPIVVSCKVAKTGITIMKVHVDNGSSVDIVYEQYFVQLPEGIRANLQPTADSLTGFAGESSLPMGVLPLDVELFDENDDSLVLRALLDFYVLRTSSRYNMLLGRTALVQETADTADNMVVVNPAYPDQKINVGCNVSADTKKQIVQLLVQYMDVFSWCENDMTGVPRHIAEHILNVNPALKPVVQKRRGMAPDRAKWLYEEVRKLVRAGILREVQYQSWIVNPVLVKRPDGS, from the exons ATGAGCGATATCGGAATTGATAGTGGTACTGCTGTCGCTATGCAAGCAAATGCCCAAAAAAGAGGAAGAAAGCGAAAGTCAGCAAAAATGTATCAAAATTGGCAGTCTGCGCCAATTGCTTTTCCAAAAATGCAAAGTGACgatttctctgaaatgccgatagtagTATCGTGCAAAGTCGCGAAAACTGGAATCACGatcatgaaagttcatgttgataatggtagCAGCGTTGATATTGTCTATGAACAATATTTTGTTCAACTGCCAGAGGGTATAAGGGCAAATTTACAACCAACCGCGGACTCGCTAACTGGTTTTGCGGGGGAATCTTCATTGCCTATGGGTGTGTTGCCCTTAGATGTTGAGttatttgatgaaaatgatgatagtTTAGTGCTGCGAGCGCTGCTAGATTTTTATGTCTTGCGGACTTCATCTCGCTATAACATGTTGTTAGGCAGAACAGCCTTGG TTCAAGAAACCGCCGATACTGCGGACAACATGGTAGTGGTTAATCCAGCGTATCCTGATCAAAAAATTAACGTAGGATGCAATGTTAGTGCGGATACCAAAAAACAAATTGTGCAGTTACTTGTGCAGTACATGGATGTTTTTTCTTGGTGTGaaaatgatatgactggtgttccgcgcCATATTGCGGAACACATACTTAATGTAAATCCAGCTTTAAAACCTGTAGTGCAGAAGCGTAGAGGCATGGCCCCAGACCGCGCTAAGTGGCTGTACGAGGAAGTAAGGAAATTAGTGAGAGCTGGAATTTTGCGCGAAGttcaataccaatcatggattgtGAATCCAGTTTTGGTGAAAAGGCCTGATGGCTCGTGA
- the LOC139853806 gene encoding uncharacterized protein yields the protein MCIDFKDLNKACPKDNYPLPEIDLKVESLHAFPYKCFLDEARGYHQIPMAKEDADKTAFHTGKGIQANPKKIAAIENMTAPKTVKEMQSLTGKLAALTRFLSKAAERQLLFFKTLKGCLKQKSFVWTSEAETAFQEMKKLLKTLPTLITPIDGETLYLYISVANEAFGSVLVAERDKIQKHVYFVSKALTGSEINYAPIEKFVYALILTSRRLRRYFQGHPVHVLTNMTVKQVLTKPEISGRLALWAVELGAYQISYLPRSAVKGQVLADYLAEMTGELEVINERIELKPAIGETWDLFTDGASCAEGAGEGLVLASPSGEEHTYALRFNFDVTNNEAEYEALLAGLNIARKMDITKLRVFIDSQLVANQFNVSFEAHDSSMQKYLQLLKEMAVRFEHFELAQVPRSQNKKADALCKLSALTFSHFQKQVWVEELPSKSIDNDLMVASVVEEQPNWMEPILQYIRSDILPSDKREACLVRERAPMYIIQNDILYRKSYFCPMMRCVGPIEAEMIIDEVHNGSCALHSGYKTIAVKIMRMGYFWPSLYGDVAKIVKRCKSCQRHAPQNRMPRHDMIPVNSPCDNGAQIVKDPFKTWCTDLNIIQKFSSVMHPQANGLCEVTNRDIVSGIKKRLCKKRTGWVDELPNVLWVHRTTFKMSTGETPFSLVYGSEAVIPAEILVPTHRVANYEEDANDNALGENLNFIEERRLMAAIIEANNKQQIAKYYNKRVRALSFDIGE from the exons ATGTGTATTGACTTCAAAGATTTAAATAAAGCGTGCCCTAAGGATAACTATCCACTTCCAGAAATTGATTTGAAAGTGGAATCTTtgcatgcttttccatataaatgttttttggatgAGGCAAGGGGATATCATCAGATCCCAATGGCTAAAGAAGATGCAGATAAAACCGCTTTTCATACAGGAAAAG gtattcaagctaatccaaagaaAATTGCGGCTATTGAAAATATGACGGCACCAAAGACGGTCAAGGAAatgcaaagtttgacgggaaaaTTAGCCGCATTAACACGTTTCTTGTCTAAGGCCGCTGAAAGACAATTACtgtttttcaaaactttaaaaggctGCTTGAAACAAAAGAGCTTTGTTTGGACAAGTGAAGCTGAAACCGCATTTCAGGAAATGAAGAAGTTATTAAAAACTTTGCCTACGTTAATAACGCCAATTGATGGCGAAACTCTTTACCTTTATATATCGGTAGCAAATGAAGCTTTTGGCTCAGTTCTAGTTGCGGAAAGGGATAAAATACAAAAACATGTGTATTTTGTCAGTAAAGCTCTTAcaggaagtgaaataaactatgcgccgattgagAAATTTGTGTATGCGCTCATATTAACATCACGAAGGTTAAGAAGATATTTCCAAGGGCATCCAGTGCACGTGTTAACTAACATGACAGTCAAAcaagtcttaacaaaaccagagatatctggtagactcgcattgTGGGCAGTGGAGTTGGGTGCTTATCAAATTTCTTACCTTCCGCGCAGCGCTGTAAAGGGCCAAGTTTtggcggattatctcgctgaaATGACTGGGGAGTTggaggtgattaatgagcgaaTAGAGTTAAAACCAGCAATTGGAGAAACatgggatttatttactgatggagCTTCATGTGCAGAAGGCGCTGGTGAGGGTTTGGTTTTGGCAAGCCCAAGTGGTGAGGAGCATACGTACGCGTTAcgttttaattttgatgtgacaaataATGAAGCGGAATATGAAGCCTTGCTTGCTGGtttaaatattgcgcgaaaaatgGATATCACTAAGTTGCGAGTATTTATAGATTCGCAATTAGTAGCAAATCAGTTTAATGTCTCTTTTGAGGCGCATGATTCCTCAATGCAGAAATATTTGCAGTTGTTGAAAGAAATGGCAGTGCGGTTCGAGCATtttgaactcgcgcaagtgccaagaagtcaaaataagaaggcggatgctttGTGTAAGTTGTCCGCTCTAACGTTttcgcactttcaaaaacaagttTGGGTTGAGGAATTGCCAAGTAAGTCAATAGATAATGACTTAATGGTCGCGTCTGTTGTAGAAGAacagccaaattggatggaaccaatccTGCAATACATCCGCAGTGATATTTTGCCAAGTGATAAGCGTGAAGCTTGCTTAGTAAGAGAGCGAGCACCAATGTATATCATTCAAAATGACATTTTATATCGCAAGTCATACTTTTGTCCAATGATGCGATGTGTGGGCCCAATTGAAGCAGAAATGATAATTGATGAAGTGCATAACGGTTCTTGTGCATTGCATTCAGGCTATAAAACTATCGCGGTgaaaattatgcggatgggttacttttggccatccctatatgGTGATGTTGCAAAAATTGTTAAGCGTTGTAAAAgctgccaaaggcatgctccgcagaatcggaTGCCAAGGCATGATATGATCCCTGTTAATTCGCCATG TGATAATGGTGCTCAAATAGTGAAAGATCCTTTTAaaacatggtgcactgatttaaatataaTCCAAAAGTTTTCATCAGTGATGCACCCACAGGCTAATGGCTTATGCGAAGTAACTAATCGCGATATTGTGAGCGGTATCAAAAAAAGGTTATGCAAAAAGCGAACAGGTTGGGTGGATGAGTTGCCCAATGTTTTATGGGTACATCGCACTACTTTCAAGATGAGCACTGGAGAAACACCCTTTAGTTTGGTGtatggctctgaggcagtaatACCCGCTGAAATTCTCGTGCCAACGCATAGAGTTGCTAACTATGAGGAAGATGCAAATGATAACGCATTGGGCGAAAATCTGAATTTCATCGAAGAGCGACGGTTAATGGCTGCTATCATAGAGGCAAATAATAAACAACAAATTGCcaagtattataacaaaagagtgcgtgctttATCTTTTGATATAGGCGAATGA
- the LOC139853815 gene encoding uncharacterized protein: MLEAVALYDNWIWHAFFEVAGSNNDLNVLNASNLFNSMLNEEIEDIPFTANGVEYKRGYYLADSIYPGWASFVKAFSSANDEKRKYFSKKQAAARKDVERTFGILQGRWHIRQQPARAYRVNVMKQMMYTCIILHNIIVEHNGFALSKNDWVYEPVHNMQTTWIERCETYRRRTKELRDREMM, translated from the coding sequence ATGTTAGAAGCTGTAGCCTTATATGATAACTGGATTTGGCATGCTTTCTTTGAGGTTGCGGGTTCAAACAACGACTTAAACGTCTTGAACGCTAGTAATCTCTTCAACTCAATGCTTAATGAAGAAATAGAAGATATTCCTTTTACTGCAAATGGGGTTGAGTACAAAAGAGGATATTATCTAGCGGACAGTATATATCCCGGGTGGGCATCATTTGTTAAGGCGTTTTCAAGTGCAAACGATGAAAAACGTAAGTACTTTTCGAAGAAACAAGCAGCGGCACGCAAGGATGTTGAGAGGACTTTTGGTATTTTACAGGGACGTTGGCATATACGACAACAACCAGCAAGGGCATATCGCGTCAATGTAATGAAACAAATGATGTATACGTGCATTATCTTACACAACATAATTGTTGAACATAATGGTTTTGCTCTAAGCAAAAATGATTGGGTTTACGAACCCGTTCATAATATGCAAACAACTTGGATCGAGAGGTGTGAAACTTACAGGAGGAGGACGAAAGAATTACGAGATAGGGAaatgatgtga